One Succinispira mobilis DSM 6222 genomic window carries:
- the secG gene encoding preprotein translocase subunit SecG — protein METALMILDAILAVILIISVVLQSGKSSGLAGALGGGSEGLFTGKAKSSDAMLARVTMITGSLFGLVTLLLAKITS, from the coding sequence GTGGAAACCGCTTTAATGATATTAGATGCTATACTGGCTGTAATTTTGATAATTTCGGTAGTTTTACAATCTGGCAAAAGTTCAGGTTTAGCTGGGGCCTTAGGTGGTGGGAGCGAAGGACTTTTTACTGGTAAAGCAAAAAGCAGTGATGCTATGTTGGCACGAGTAACGATGATTACTGGTTCGCTGTTTGGGCTCGTAACACTATTATTGGCAAAAATCACTAGTTAA